The following proteins are encoded in a genomic region of Oceaniferula marina:
- the purM gene encoding phosphoribosylformylglycinamidine cyclo-ligase, whose protein sequence is MSGKLTYKESGVDTREAAALVGDIGTHVRRTQAQRQLFGAFGLFAAAYDLSDYKEPVMVTGCDGVGTKLELLLEHDLLEAAGKDLVAMSVNDILTTGGDPLLFLDYIGIAALDKPLITRLIAGMCDYLESCGCILAGGETAEMPGIVPEDVVELSGFCIGCCEKPDLIDPTQIQTGDVLIGYESDGPHANGWSLIRRVLAEHGDAFSREEIVELLAPTRLYDDVVRDIKLAGVKPKAMAHITGGGLPENLERLLPNHGADIQIPNWENAAMQKVFEFVDADDKFHTFNMGFGWVVIVSPDQVDAVLGSGPGGVKIGTITDASGVRVAMDA, encoded by the coding sequence ATGTCCGGAAAACTTACCTACAAGGAATCAGGTGTGGATACTCGGGAAGCCGCTGCCCTCGTTGGCGATATCGGCACCCATGTCCGCAGAACGCAGGCTCAACGTCAACTATTCGGTGCTTTTGGCTTATTTGCCGCAGCCTATGATTTGAGCGATTACAAGGAACCGGTAATGGTGACAGGCTGTGACGGTGTCGGCACCAAGCTGGAGCTTTTGCTCGAGCACGATTTGCTTGAGGCTGCGGGAAAGGACTTGGTCGCCATGAGCGTCAACGACATCCTGACCACGGGGGGCGACCCATTGCTTTTCCTGGATTACATCGGGATTGCAGCCTTGGATAAGCCTTTGATCACTCGTCTGATTGCAGGCATGTGCGATTATTTGGAATCTTGCGGCTGTATTTTGGCCGGAGGTGAAACCGCCGAAATGCCAGGGATCGTGCCTGAGGATGTGGTGGAGCTTTCCGGGTTTTGCATCGGCTGCTGTGAAAAACCAGACTTGATCGATCCCACCCAGATTCAGACCGGTGATGTATTGATTGGTTATGAATCGGACGGTCCTCATGCCAACGGTTGGAGTTTGATTCGCAGGGTGCTTGCCGAGCATGGTGACGCCTTTAGCCGTGAAGAGATTGTGGAACTGCTTGCACCTACCCGTCTATATGATGACGTGGTCAGGGACATCAAGCTTGCCGGGGTTAAGCCCAAGGCGATGGCTCATATCACCGGTGGTGGCCTTCCTGAGAATTTGGAGCGCTTGCTGCCAAACCATGGTGCGGACATTCAGATCCCCAACTGGGAGAATGCAGCGATGCAGAAAGTTTTTGAATTCGTAGACGCTGACGATAAATTCCATACCTTCAATATGGGCTTTGGCTGGGTTGTGATTGTTTCCCCTGATCAGGTGGACGCTGTTCTGGGTTCCGGACCTGGCGGGGTGAAGATCGGAACGATCACGGATGCCTCAGGTGTGCGTGTTGCCATGGACGCCTGA
- the tilS gene encoding tRNA lysidine(34) synthetase TilS — MPRDQRYLLAISGGRDSVAMLHAIWHAGYHKLVLCHLNHGLRGDESDDDAHLVRQLAEAFDLPFELGHTDVPARMKEKKESMELAARRSRHTFFAKCSNIHNCSRVLLAHHADDQAETILHNLLRGSAGLSGMPFSNQLQIPPAPGAPEQPLQLLRPLLHIRRSEINLYLDHHKLNYREDSSNREAITTRNRLRLKAIPMLNDIMDRDIAVSILRAHEISNAQQQAIHAILNEQNLFDPQGRIFLPKLRQLPEALQLSAIHQYLKNKKVPDLSQDVIARCHSLINDPNTAKVNLPGGYHFQRKEKRLFVTPSQPSH, encoded by the coding sequence ATGCCACGAGACCAACGCTACCTGCTGGCGATTTCCGGAGGTCGGGACTCCGTAGCCATGCTTCACGCCATATGGCATGCAGGCTACCACAAGCTGGTGCTCTGCCACCTCAATCACGGCCTGAGGGGTGACGAATCAGATGATGATGCACACCTTGTTCGCCAACTCGCCGAGGCCTTTGATCTCCCATTCGAGCTCGGGCATACCGATGTTCCTGCGCGGATGAAAGAGAAAAAAGAATCGATGGAGCTGGCCGCTCGAAGGTCACGGCACACCTTTTTTGCCAAGTGCTCCAACATCCACAACTGCTCCAGGGTCCTACTCGCACATCATGCCGACGATCAGGCCGAAACCATCCTCCACAATCTACTAAGAGGATCCGCCGGGCTCAGCGGCATGCCATTTTCAAACCAACTCCAAATCCCACCCGCCCCCGGCGCACCAGAACAGCCGCTGCAATTACTCAGACCCCTGCTCCACATCAGACGCAGCGAAATCAACCTCTACCTCGACCACCACAAGCTGAACTACCGTGAAGATTCCAGCAATCGCGAAGCCATCACAACTCGAAACCGCCTGCGACTCAAGGCCATCCCCATGCTCAACGATATCATGGACCGCGACATTGCGGTTTCCATCCTCAGAGCCCACGAAATTTCGAACGCGCAGCAACAGGCCATCCACGCCATCCTCAACGAACAAAACCTATTCGACCCCCAAGGACGGATCTTTTTACCCAAACTGAGACAACTCCCAGAGGCCCTCCAACTGAGCGCCATTCATCAGTATCTTAAAAATAAAAAAGTCCCGGACCTCAGCCAAGACGTCATCGCCCGCTGCCACAGTCTCATCAACGATCCAAACACAGCCAAGGTCAACCTGCCAGGAGGCTACCACTTCCAACGCAAAGAAAAACGGCTCTTTGTCACCCCCTCCCAGCCAAGCCACTGA
- the dtd gene encoding D-aminoacyl-tRNA deacylase, which produces MRVIIQRVSQASVSINHATSGTIGQGLLILLGIVEGDSKEDIDWLVGKICKMRIFPDEHGKMNRSLLDIDGELLVVSQFTLHASTKKGNRPSFIQAARPETAIPLYEAFLDTCTQYNHKPCASGEFGADMQVSLTNDGPVTIIIDSKNRE; this is translated from the coding sequence ATGCGCGTCATCATTCAGCGAGTTTCCCAAGCAAGTGTCAGCATCAATCATGCGACCTCCGGAACCATTGGGCAAGGGCTGCTCATCCTGCTCGGAATCGTCGAAGGCGACAGTAAGGAAGACATCGATTGGCTGGTTGGCAAAATCTGCAAAATGCGTATTTTTCCAGACGAGCATGGTAAAATGAACCGCAGCTTGCTGGACATCGATGGTGAACTCCTCGTGGTAAGTCAGTTCACCCTGCACGCCAGCACCAAAAAAGGCAATCGACCCTCGTTTATTCAAGCCGCCCGACCGGAAACCGCCATCCCTCTCTACGAAGCCTTCCTGGATACCTGCACCCAATACAACCACAAACCTTGTGCCAGTGGTGAATTTGGAGCTGATATGCAGGTCTCCCTCACCAACGATGGCCCGGTAACCATCATCATTGACTCCAAAAACCGGGAGTAA
- a CDS encoding valine--tRNA ligase yields MSELPKAYEPQAVEKNWYSAWLEHGCFHADESSEKEGYSIVIPPPNVTGILHLGHVLNNTMQDILARRARQQGKEVLWLPGTDHAGIATQTKVERQLRDEEGKSRRDLGREAFLDRVWDWKEKHGGIIIQQLKRLGCSCDWERERFTMDDDYSAWVAKVFTELFNDGLIYRGKRMVNWCPVSLTALSDEEVIMKPQKSKLYYMKYELVDSPGEYLEISTTRPETLMGDTAVAVNPKDERYGQYIGRKVRRPFPEAEIEIIADEHVDIEFGTGALKITPAHDKADFEIGERHDLEIIDVLHPDGTVNCPGCPDLDGLDRFVARKKAAAKLEELGLLIRVEEYDNNVGFSERADVPIEPRISMQWFLKYPCVQEAADAVAQGDISFRPARWSKTYAHWLENIQDWCISRQLWWGHQIPVWYKKEKVQDLQSAESLDVSDMQAGDIYVGAEPPSDPDNWVRDEDVMDTWFSSWLWPFATMQDDERAKFYPTSDLVTGPDILFFWVARMIMAGYRFADGLPFKNVFFTSIIRDIKGRKMSKSLGNSPDPIDLMDEYGADGLRFGLLRTAPVGSDVRFDVALVAEGRNFANKLYNACRFRQMSGGRSELSTNGFEVSADLPAYHLDILAKLDTLAVNLEKAYADYRFNEVGQLLYDFFWSEYCDKFLEAVKGDMRSDDEQVKSRTLAVMDTVMQRYLAYLHPYMPHITEELSHRLGFVPEGEFLMNQEVPSEPVLASLSEDESTRAAAIAAAVYESAGRLRNLKAEYNVANRKDVRFVIKPAADWVAGETETLALLAGAGVIDLQSDYEAPKGTPAAVSDLGEVYMPLEGLIDVEAEKSRLDKEIAKVGKEVQKCASKLGNAAFVDKAPPALVEREKERLAEWQQKLDQLEEMRAALV; encoded by the coding sequence ATGTCCGAGCTGCCCAAAGCCTATGAACCTCAAGCCGTGGAAAAAAATTGGTATTCCGCGTGGCTTGAGCACGGTTGTTTCCATGCTGATGAATCTTCCGAGAAAGAGGGATATTCGATCGTGATTCCTCCTCCGAATGTGACAGGTATTCTGCACCTTGGGCACGTTCTTAATAATACCATGCAGGATATCCTGGCTCGCCGAGCTCGGCAACAGGGGAAGGAGGTGCTATGGTTGCCAGGTACGGACCACGCGGGTATCGCCACCCAGACCAAGGTGGAGAGGCAGTTGCGAGATGAGGAAGGAAAAAGCCGACGAGACCTTGGTCGCGAGGCCTTTTTGGATCGAGTGTGGGATTGGAAGGAAAAGCATGGCGGCATTATCATTCAGCAGTTGAAGCGGCTTGGCTGCTCTTGTGATTGGGAGCGGGAGCGCTTTACCATGGATGATGACTACTCGGCTTGGGTTGCGAAGGTTTTTACCGAGCTTTTCAACGATGGTTTGATTTACCGCGGGAAACGGATGGTGAACTGGTGCCCGGTTTCCCTGACGGCACTTTCGGATGAAGAGGTGATCATGAAGCCTCAGAAGTCGAAACTTTACTACATGAAATACGAGCTGGTGGATTCCCCGGGCGAATATCTCGAGATTTCGACCACCCGACCAGAAACGTTGATGGGGGACACCGCGGTGGCTGTGAACCCGAAGGATGAGCGATATGGCCAATACATCGGCCGCAAGGTGCGCCGACCATTCCCCGAGGCTGAGATCGAAATCATCGCTGACGAGCACGTGGACATTGAGTTTGGAACCGGAGCATTAAAAATCACTCCTGCCCACGACAAGGCTGACTTCGAAATCGGAGAGCGCCACGATTTGGAAATCATCGATGTGCTGCATCCGGATGGTACCGTCAATTGCCCGGGGTGCCCGGATCTGGACGGATTGGATCGCTTTGTCGCCCGTAAGAAGGCAGCGGCCAAGCTTGAGGAACTGGGACTGCTGATCCGGGTTGAAGAATACGACAATAACGTCGGTTTTTCCGAACGTGCCGATGTGCCGATCGAACCGCGGATTTCGATGCAGTGGTTTTTGAAATACCCCTGCGTGCAGGAGGCTGCGGATGCGGTTGCTCAGGGAGATATCAGTTTCCGTCCGGCACGCTGGAGTAAAACCTACGCCCACTGGCTCGAAAACATTCAGGACTGGTGCATCAGCCGACAACTCTGGTGGGGGCACCAGATTCCGGTGTGGTATAAAAAGGAAAAGGTTCAGGATTTGCAGTCTGCGGAGTCGCTCGACGTGAGTGACATGCAGGCCGGTGATATCTATGTGGGTGCCGAGCCTCCATCCGACCCGGACAACTGGGTGCGTGATGAGGATGTGATGGACACTTGGTTCAGTTCCTGGCTCTGGCCTTTTGCCACGATGCAGGATGATGAACGTGCTAAATTCTACCCGACCTCTGATTTGGTGACCGGGCCGGATATTCTCTTTTTCTGGGTCGCTCGCATGATCATGGCGGGCTACCGCTTTGCAGATGGTCTGCCGTTTAAGAATGTCTTTTTCACCTCCATCATTCGCGATATCAAGGGACGGAAGATGAGCAAGTCGCTCGGCAACTCTCCTGATCCAATCGATTTGATGGACGAATATGGTGCAGATGGCTTGCGCTTCGGTCTGTTGCGTACCGCTCCGGTTGGATCGGATGTACGATTTGATGTCGCGCTGGTGGCCGAAGGTCGGAACTTTGCCAACAAGTTATATAACGCCTGCCGGTTCCGCCAGATGAGCGGAGGGCGATCCGAGCTGTCCACGAATGGCTTTGAGGTTTCTGCCGATTTGCCAGCGTATCATTTGGATATTTTGGCGAAGCTCGACACCTTGGCTGTTAACTTGGAAAAAGCATACGCTGATTACCGCTTCAATGAGGTTGGGCAATTGCTTTATGATTTTTTCTGGAGTGAATACTGTGACAAGTTCCTGGAAGCCGTAAAAGGAGATATGCGCTCCGATGATGAACAGGTGAAATCCCGCACCTTGGCGGTGATGGATACGGTGATGCAGCGCTATTTGGCCTATTTGCACCCGTACATGCCTCATATCACCGAGGAACTGTCGCATCGTCTCGGATTTGTTCCCGAGGGTGAGTTTTTGATGAACCAGGAGGTTCCATCCGAGCCGGTATTGGCTTCGCTCAGCGAAGATGAATCGACCCGCGCAGCGGCCATTGCGGCAGCTGTTTATGAGTCGGCTGGACGCTTGCGCAATCTCAAGGCGGAATACAACGTCGCCAACCGTAAGGATGTGCGTTTTGTGATCAAGCCAGCTGCTGACTGGGTTGCAGGGGAAACGGAAACCTTGGCCTTGCTTGCCGGGGCCGGAGTGATTGATCTCCAGTCCGATTATGAGGCACCGAAGGGGACGCCGGCAGCGGTGTCTGATCTGGGTGAAGTTTACATGCCACTTGAAGGCTTGATCGATGTTGAGGCTGAGAAATCACGTCTCGACAAGGAGATTGCCAAAGTGGGTAAGGAAGTGCAGAAATGCGCATCCAAGCTCGGTAATGCGGCTTTTGTTGACAAGGCCCCTCCGGCCTTGGTTGAGCGCGAAAAAGAACGTTTAGCCGAGTGGCAACAAAAGCTTGATCAGCTAGAGGAAATGCGTGCGGCATTGGTCTAG
- the tsaD gene encoding tRNA (adenosine(37)-N6)-threonylcarbamoyltransferase complex transferase subunit TsaD produces MPTTILAIESSCDETAVAVLRHTDTKEGSQVEVLASEISSQIDIHREFGGVVPELASRNHSLHLRPLIECAMEDAGVNIEEIDAFGATAGPGLASSLLVGNTTAKSLALATGKPFISVNHMEGHLLSPFLHEPALRSNLALIVSGGHTLLIQMKAFGNYQRLGSTRDDAAGEAYDKVGKMLGLPYPGGPEIEKQARSGSAEAFQFPRSMMKDGLDFSFSGLKTAVLYQLEKLDPESGRAPADSIPDLCASFQAAVIDVLVSKTIRAARACGETTISLSGGVSCNLALREAMQRACDQHGITLLIAPPALSTDNAAMIAFVALHHHLQGQSSSLHLDINPNLKLT; encoded by the coding sequence ATGCCAACAACCATCCTCGCCATCGAGTCAAGCTGCGATGAAACTGCCGTAGCGGTCCTCCGACACACCGACACCAAGGAAGGCTCGCAGGTCGAGGTTCTGGCATCCGAGATTTCCTCCCAGATCGATATCCACCGCGAGTTCGGAGGAGTTGTCCCGGAGCTCGCCAGCCGTAACCACTCACTCCATCTACGGCCACTGATCGAATGCGCCATGGAAGATGCCGGGGTGAACATCGAAGAGATCGACGCCTTTGGAGCCACCGCCGGACCAGGTCTGGCATCCTCATTGCTGGTCGGCAACACCACCGCCAAATCGCTGGCTCTGGCCACCGGCAAACCCTTCATCTCAGTCAACCACATGGAGGGCCACCTGCTGTCCCCCTTTCTTCACGAACCCGCACTACGCTCCAACCTCGCCCTGATCGTCTCAGGAGGCCACACCCTGCTCATCCAGATGAAGGCATTCGGCAACTACCAACGGCTCGGAAGCACACGGGATGATGCCGCGGGCGAAGCCTACGACAAGGTCGGTAAAATGCTCGGCCTCCCCTACCCCGGCGGCCCCGAAATCGAAAAACAGGCCCGATCAGGGTCAGCCGAAGCCTTTCAATTTCCTCGATCCATGATGAAAGATGGTCTCGATTTTTCTTTCTCCGGGCTCAAAACCGCCGTGCTTTACCAGCTGGAAAAACTCGACCCCGAAAGCGGACGGGCACCCGCCGACTCCATCCCCGACCTCTGTGCCTCTTTCCAAGCTGCCGTCATCGATGTTCTGGTCAGCAAAACCATCCGAGCCGCCCGGGCATGCGGAGAAACCACCATTTCTCTCTCCGGAGGCGTCTCCTGCAATCTTGCCTTACGTGAAGCGATGCAACGAGCCTGCGATCAGCATGGCATCACCCTTCTGATCGCCCCGCCCGCGCTATCCACAGACAATGCCGCCATGATCGCCTTTGTCGCCCTGCACCATCATCTTCAGGGGCAATCGTCAAGCCTACACCTCGATATCAACCCGAACCTCAAACTCACGTGA
- a CDS encoding endonuclease/exonuclease/phosphatase family protein yields the protein MITRSCILALGLFLVCSFHRALAENNDPLRVLVWNVWHGTNDVEQGPEKALALIKQSKADICLLQESYDINGERPRFGPWAASQLKWNHWQSKSPHLCVLTRFTIKKTFFHHPWHAVGTELEDDHGRTLHALSIWLDYRSNIATYLKDHPDASDKDLLLSESSRSKRLKQCQEIIKFLESSSLTKLNTPLLVGGDWNCPSHLDWTTQTTAAFKTRRPLQLPVSIAMHEAGFSDTYRSVHPNPVSHPGNTWSPLFRQDKEGNPLPMNRIDRLYYKSNATRPLLKPIRATVFPEQLEDNATPIKKRLFPSDHAAVLIEFEWQPATTKK from the coding sequence GTGATCACCCGTTCCTGCATCCTCGCCCTCGGCCTTTTTCTTGTCTGTAGCTTCCACCGGGCCCTTGCAGAAAACAACGATCCTCTCCGGGTTCTGGTCTGGAACGTCTGGCACGGAACCAACGATGTCGAACAAGGCCCTGAAAAAGCCCTGGCACTGATCAAACAAAGCAAAGCCGATATCTGCCTACTTCAGGAAAGCTATGACATCAACGGCGAGCGCCCACGCTTCGGGCCTTGGGCGGCCTCCCAGCTCAAATGGAACCACTGGCAAAGCAAAAGCCCCCACCTCTGTGTGCTCACCCGGTTTACCATCAAAAAAACTTTCTTCCACCACCCGTGGCACGCCGTCGGCACGGAACTCGAAGACGATCACGGCCGAACACTCCATGCCTTAAGTATCTGGCTCGATTACCGCAGCAATATCGCAACCTACCTCAAAGACCACCCCGACGCCTCCGACAAAGACCTCCTTCTCTCGGAGTCCTCACGGTCGAAACGGCTCAAGCAATGTCAGGAGATCATCAAATTCCTGGAGTCCTCATCCTTGACCAAGCTCAACACCCCGCTGCTCGTCGGTGGTGACTGGAATTGCCCGTCCCACCTCGACTGGACAACACAGACAACCGCCGCATTCAAGACCAGACGTCCATTGCAACTCCCCGTTAGCATCGCCATGCATGAGGCCGGTTTTTCTGACACTTACCGTAGCGTTCACCCCAACCCCGTCAGCCACCCGGGAAATACCTGGTCCCCATTGTTTCGACAGGACAAAGAAGGCAACCCGCTGCCCATGAACCGCATCGATCGACTCTACTACAAATCCAACGCCACCCGGCCCTTACTCAAACCGATTCGCGCCACTGTCTTCCCTGAACAACTCGAAGACAATGCCACCCCGATCAAAAAACGACTCTTCCCGAGCGACCACGCTGCCGTGCTCATCGAATTTGAATGGCAACCCGCCACCACAAAAAAATAA
- a CDS encoding DUF3127 domain-containing protein, whose translation MYEATGKLKVIFDTQTFPSGFTKREFVVTIGDQNYPQDVKFELIKDKCSWLDNFQQDQEVTISFDIRGNEYKGKYYVNLNCWKIVGANAGGGTQAPPQQTPAGNVASSGEPSADDLRSDDIPF comes from the coding sequence ATGTACGAAGCTACAGGAAAACTCAAAGTCATTTTCGACACCCAAACCTTCCCAAGCGGATTCACCAAACGTGAATTTGTCGTCACCATCGGTGACCAAAACTACCCGCAGGATGTCAAATTCGAACTCATTAAAGACAAGTGCTCATGGTTGGATAATTTTCAACAAGACCAGGAAGTCACCATCAGCTTCGATATCCGGGGCAACGAATACAAAGGCAAGTACTACGTCAACCTCAACTGCTGGAAAATCGTCGGGGCCAATGCAGGAGGCGGCACCCAAGCCCCCCCCCAACAAACACCGGCAGGCAATGTGGCCAGCTCGGGGGAACCCTCGGCAGACGACCTACGGAGCGACGACATTCCGTTCTAA
- a CDS encoding N-acetylmuramoyl-L-alanine amidase family protein → MPLLIHRVGVCRCKRFAAGSLVCISIFLAACAHSGGGDTPSAGKQSLKRDYWGHRPGPKGFRTVIIDAGHGGKDSGARGHGAVEKDLALDTAKRLKRKLAGKFKVVMIRSSDQFVDLDDRVAKANRYDSAILVSLHYNSSRSRSTRGPETYYWRVDSYSLAWRIQRELAKVSPSEYRSRGLVRRRLRLTRNTRIPSVLVELGYLTHASEARLCRSAGYRDRLASALAKAISEQRAHGDTGTGRLPRPIYKPLSKASDPPGS, encoded by the coding sequence ATGCCATTATTGATTCACCGGGTGGGCGTTTGTCGCTGCAAGAGATTTGCTGCGGGATCGCTTGTGTGTATCTCGATTTTTTTGGCGGCATGTGCGCACTCCGGAGGTGGGGACACCCCATCTGCTGGCAAACAAAGTTTGAAGCGGGATTATTGGGGGCACCGTCCGGGTCCGAAAGGGTTTCGGACCGTGATCATTGATGCCGGACATGGAGGCAAGGATTCGGGGGCTCGTGGGCATGGGGCGGTGGAGAAGGATTTGGCTCTGGATACGGCCAAGAGACTCAAACGGAAGCTGGCGGGCAAGTTCAAGGTGGTGATGATACGCAGCTCGGATCAATTTGTGGATTTGGATGACCGGGTAGCTAAAGCGAATCGCTATGATTCGGCAATCTTGGTCAGTTTGCACTACAACTCATCGAGGTCACGAAGCACACGTGGACCGGAAACGTATTATTGGCGGGTGGATAGTTATAGTCTTGCGTGGCGTATTCAGCGCGAGTTGGCCAAAGTCAGCCCTTCGGAATATCGAAGCCGGGGTTTGGTTAGGCGTCGATTGCGGCTTACCCGCAATACCCGGATTCCATCGGTTCTTGTCGAGCTTGGGTATTTGACCCATGCGAGTGAGGCCCGCTTGTGCCGGAGTGCGGGATACAGGGATCGTCTTGCCTCAGCCCTTGCGAAGGCCATCTCCGAGCAGCGTGCTCACGGCGATACTGGGACGGGACGTTTACCGCGCCCTATTTATAAGCCGCTATCCAAAGCTTCGGATCCTCCGGGGTCTTGA
- a CDS encoding glycoside hydrolase family 130 protein, with amino-acid sequence MHPPHIHPTGIELLPDDTRVLVRPFNPDPARWEHIIKRTLAMSEQEVSDDLARTREDFGTRHKGIRKVWAKRYEQIVDHIPDPESLSENRKLYIGALFSHEYSLEAAALFNPSIVAHPDQSGLSPGEVRFIMSLRATGEGHISSIAFRTGVVGADYEVKLDDASEFVTTPERVTNPVFRKAMFMHKLRALKMDESCLQPVLDKLGPLITIDDLREAIKSTLTCHGDVADDEDHVINRIHWLAEANYDIEFSEEIPISERIVFPVSVNESNGIEDARFVRFVDDDGTVTYFGTYTAYNGRMILPQLMETQDFLYFRARVLHGPAVKNKGMALFPRKICNCYAMLSRLDDENLFLMYADDLHYWSDPILIREPVYPWEFIKIGNCGSPLETPEGWLVITHGVGPMRQYCLGALLLDLNNPTKVIGALKEPLLKPEGDGREGYVPNVVYSCGAMIHGDRLILPYAKSDTLTTVCTVDLRELLDAMVAE; translated from the coding sequence ATGCACCCCCCCCATATACATCCGACGGGCATCGAGTTGTTACCTGATGACACCCGGGTCCTCGTGAGACCCTTTAACCCCGATCCCGCTCGCTGGGAACATATTATCAAACGGACATTGGCGATGTCCGAGCAAGAAGTGTCTGACGATCTGGCCCGAACCCGGGAGGATTTTGGAACACGTCACAAAGGTATCCGAAAGGTGTGGGCCAAGCGTTATGAGCAAATAGTCGATCATATTCCAGATCCCGAATCCTTGTCAGAGAATAGGAAGCTCTACATCGGAGCTTTGTTTTCACATGAATACTCGTTAGAGGCTGCCGCGCTCTTCAATCCTTCGATTGTAGCCCATCCTGATCAGAGTGGCTTGAGCCCGGGAGAAGTTCGCTTCATCATGAGTTTAAGGGCGACCGGGGAAGGACATATTTCCTCGATCGCATTCAGGACTGGAGTGGTAGGTGCGGATTACGAGGTGAAACTTGATGATGCCTCGGAGTTTGTGACCACTCCGGAACGTGTGACGAATCCAGTGTTTCGCAAGGCGATGTTCATGCATAAGCTCCGTGCCTTAAAGATGGACGAATCCTGCTTGCAGCCGGTATTGGATAAATTGGGCCCGTTGATTACCATCGATGACCTTCGAGAGGCAATCAAGTCGACGCTAACCTGTCATGGAGATGTTGCTGACGATGAAGATCATGTGATTAACCGGATTCATTGGTTGGCTGAGGCGAACTATGATATTGAATTTTCCGAAGAGATTCCGATTTCCGAGCGTATTGTCTTTCCTGTTTCGGTGAATGAAAGCAATGGTATCGAAGACGCCCGCTTTGTGCGTTTTGTCGACGATGATGGAACGGTGACCTACTTTGGCACTTATACTGCGTATAATGGGCGAATGATTTTGCCCCAGTTGATGGAAACCCAGGATTTTCTTTATTTCAGAGCCAGAGTGCTTCACGGGCCTGCGGTGAAAAACAAAGGTATGGCACTGTTCCCTCGTAAAATCTGCAATTGTTACGCGATGTTGTCGCGCTTGGACGATGAAAATTTGTTTTTAATGTATGCCGATGATTTACATTACTGGTCGGATCCGATTTTGATCCGTGAGCCAGTATATCCTTGGGAGTTTATTAAAATTGGCAATTGTGGATCCCCCTTGGAAACGCCCGAAGGATGGCTTGTCATTACGCATGGGGTTGGGCCGATGCGGCAGTATTGTCTGGGGGCCTTGTTGCTTGATTTGAACAACCCGACAAAAGTGATCGGTGCCTTGAAGGAGCCATTGCTCAAACCTGAAGGTGATGGAAGGGAGGGCTATGTTCCCAATGTCGTGTATAGTTGCGGAGCGATGATTCATGGCGACCGCTTGATTTTGCCATACGCAAAAAGTGACACCTTGACGACCGTCTGCACGGTTGATTTACGGGAGTTGCTAGATGCCATGGTGGCGGAATGA